The nucleotide window GAGGGAGGGGAGCGGACCTGCAGGGCCACTGATCATGCCCGTGCTCTGCATGGGCATGCTGGTTTGGAAAAGGAGTCAGAGTACCCGTGTGTGCTTAGGGTTCCTGGCCACTGAGAAGCGGTGCCCAGGGAAAGGACCAGAATCAGGTCCGCTTGAAGGGCCTCACAGCTGCTATACCCAGTCCTGGAGCCTGGAAAGTGAGACCCTGCAAGGGTTGTGGATGCCTGAGCCAGGATTAGAGCCCAAGGGTCCTAGCGAGCTTGTCTCCCTTTACCGGCCCTCAGGGCTCCTcacggctgctgctgctccagtCTGTGGATGTCAGGCGGGCCCAGACGGGGCGCCAGGTGGGACTGACCCTGGTCTGCTGCGCTGCGGCGTCCCCACACATTTGGGCCTGTTTCCCCCACAGAATGATGGTCGGCTGAGGCTGAGCCGCCAGGGCATCATCTTTAAGAACAGTAAGACGGGCAAGGTGGACAACATTCAGGCCGGGGAGCTGACCGAAGGCATCTGGCGCCGGGTGGCTCTGGGCCACGGGCTTAAACTGCTCACGAAGAACGGCCATGTCTATAAGTATGACGGCTTCCGGGAATCGGTGAGACACCCTGTTGCCATCGCCCCCTCTTGACTGCCATCACCCCCTCTTGACTATGTATCTCCTTTAGTTTTAATCCTCTAGACAGACAGTTATCCCTTCTTCTGGTAACTGTGCGATCGCTGGTTTGGGCTCCTTACAGCAGGACCAGTGAAGCTGTTAAGCAATCAAGGTTCAGTTTTGAGTCAGTCTCAGgagtttctggagaaggcaatggcaacccactccagtattcttgcctggaaaatcccatggacggaggagcctggtaggctgcagtccatggggtgctaagagtcggacacgactgagcaacttcactttcactttcatgcattgggggaggaaatggcagcccactccagtgttcttacctggagaatcccagggatggcagggcctggtgggctgccgtctatgggtcacacagagtcggacatgactgaagcgacttagcagtagcaggagtttctTTGTGCCCTGACTCCAGAAGTTTTTCTACtgttttgattttggtttttttttggtgtcTTCTGCTTGTTGTCTTTATCCAGGTTCTGGGTCTTAACCTGATGCTTtagtttgggttttatttttccattgtgaCCTGCGTGCATTCAAGACTTTACTTCATTTTCGTTTCCATTTTCGCTAAAGCCATACCTGTacaaactcagaaaaaaacattGCGAGACCCCTGACTGGGAATGTCAGCCCCTCATTGTATTCCTCCCCCAAGCTGAGAAATAACCCAGAAATAACTTCTTCCCACAGtcttttaaacagttttataGCTGTGACTCTTAAGTCAGCAAGGATTTCTGATACAAGGTATACTGGGACAGCTTCTCAGAAACAGATAATCCCAGAACATTCAAGTTTGTGTTCAGGCCATCAGGAGTTTACTGGCCtggttctctttcctttccctacAGGAGTTTGAGAAACTCTCTGATTTCTTCAAAACTCACTATCGCCTGGAGCTAATGGAGAAGGACTTGTGTGTGAAGGGCTGGAACTGGGGAACCGTGAAGTTTGGTGGTGAGTCCTGCGGGAGATTGAGGTTTCGGGGGAGGAGGAAAGATGAAAGATTTCCCCCTTTAACTTGTCTTGCTCTCTCTCTGCTACTGCCTCTGATCTCTTGTCCGTTTGTAAACGATCGTGTGTTTATCGAGGACCAACGGTGTATTAGGGGGTCTGGGATAAACAGACAGCCTCTCGGCCCTCTCCGTAGGGAGCCTACAGTCTGGTGGGAGCGCAGTTTATGCTGAGCCAGGGGAAGGGCCTGTGGATGGATCGTCCGCCTTTTCCCCACAGGGCAGCTGCTTTCCTTCGACATTGGCGACCAGCCGGTCTTCGAGATCCCTCTCAGCAATGTGTCCCAGTGCACCACCGGCAAGAACGAGGTGACGCTGGAATTCCACCAGAACGATGATGCAGAGGTCTCCCTCATGGAGGTGCGCTTCTACGTGCCGCCCACCCAGGAGGACGGCGTGGACCCCGTCGAGGTGAGGCTTTCTGCGGTGCTGAGCGGGCCCTGGATAGCCCCGCGGCTGGGTCCCAGCGGCTCGATGACCCGCGTGTGCTTCGTCAGGCCTTTGCCCAGAACGTGCTGTCGAAGGCGGACGTGATCCAGGCCACCGGAGACGCCATCTGCATCTTCCGGGAGCTGCAGTGTCTGACGCCCCGAGGCCGCTACGACATCCGCATCTACCCCACCTTCCTGCACCTGCACGGGAAGACCTTCGACTACAAGATCCCCTACACCACGGTGCTGCGGCTCTTCCTGCTGCCCCACAAGGACCAGCGCCAGATGTTCTTCGTGGTAAGCTGCAGCCCCGAGGCTGCCAGGCCTCCGGGAGGAAGGCGTCACCCGTGTCTGTCTAGTTCACCCGCTGGTCCTCCAAGCCCTGGCTGGCGCTGAACCCCTCGGTCCTTCCCCCACAGATCAGCCTGGACCCCCCCATCAAGCAGGGTCAGACTCGCTACCACTTCCTCATCCTGCTCTTCTCCAAGGACGAGGACATCTCCCTGACGCTCAACATGAACGAGTGAGTGAGGCTGTCCCCggcctgggcagggggtgggtgcGTGGGTGGGCGGGCGGAAGGCTGCAGTGCCCCCGCCCGCTTCTTGCTGTCCTCAGGGAGGAGGTGGAGAAGCGCTTTGAGGGGCGGCTCACCAAGAACATGTCAGGATCCCTCTATGAGATGGTCAGCCGGGTCATGAAAGCGCTGGTGAACCGCAAGATCACGGTCCCGGGCAATTTCCAAGGGTGAGCACGCCGGCCTGGGCTGCTGCCtgctgtggggggcggggggtgcacTCCCAGGTGACCCCCTGCTGGGAACACCGCCCCCGCGGGGCCCTGGGTGGGCGGTCGCTGGAGGGGGCAGCCCCTTGAGGCTTACACATCGGGGGGCCTGGGGCATGCCGTGCACCTGCTGCCCAGGTGGCACTGACCGTGCCCCCCCCTAGGCACTCGGGGGCCCAGTGCATCACCTGCTCCTACAAGGCCAGCTCAGGGCTGCTGTACCCCCTGGAGCGGGGCTTCATCTACGTCCACAAGCCGCCCGTGCACATCCGCTTCGACGAGATCTCCTTTGTCAACTTCGCCCGCGGGACCACCACCACGCGTTCCTTTGACTTTGAAATTGAGACCAAGCAGGGCACCCAGTATACCTTCAGCAGCATTGAGAGGTGAGTGCCTCTGCCCAGCCCTCCCGGGCACCCTGGCCCTGACCCAGCCTCCTCCACTGGGTGGTCCAGCCTCTCCAGGCCGGTGACTCTTCTCTGACACGTCAAGCCTTGAGCAGAGTTTCTCTTCTGCTGCCTGGAATTTGGTCCTCTCCCTTGGGGTGCTTAGTCTTTGGCAGCCGCTGCATTGCTTGCtttctgtacttaaaaaaatCCGAGTGCCGTACGTGTTTGGTACTAGTCCTCCTCTTCCCACACGACGGAAATGCTGTCTCCTTTGCTTGAATGATCTCTGTGCCTGAGAACACAGCAGCTGTTCATTGAATGCTGGCTGGGGGCTACATGTTTCACAGACACGTTCACAGTCAGCCTTCATAACAGCCTGAGAAGgctgggttgctgctgctgctaagtcacttcagtcgtgtccgactctgtgcgaccccatagacggcagcccactagggtcccccgtccctggggttctccaggcaagaacactggagtggggtgccatttccttccccagtgcatgaaagtgaagtcgctcagtcgtgtccgactcctaacgaccccatggactgcagcccaccaggctccttcgcccatgggattctccaggcaagagtactggagtggggtgccattgccttctccagaaggctGGGTTACAGACTAGCAAAACGCCCAGCCCGCCTCCCCGCTGCTTGTGCATGTTGGTGGACAGGCACACACTCCTTCCTGCCTTTTATTCCTCTGAAATCTTAAGATCCTGTAAGTTTTCTTCAAGACCAGCACCTGAGTCTTCTCTGCCTGCTGTCCGCCAGGGGTCTCTGAGATCCCGGGTGTGATCAAGCTGTCGTGCGGCCCCTGGGGGGTGTCAGGACAGCCCGCAGCCCACCCCGCGTCGGACCTGCTCATTGGGTAACGGGCCCCTCTCCTCTCAGGGAGGAGTACGGCAAGCTGTTCGACTTTGTCAATGCTAAGAAGCTCAACATCAAAAACCGAGGGCTGAAAGAGGTACCTGGGCGTGCTCGGGAGGAACCTCGCCTGCTCTCTCTGTCGGGGAAGGGGCTGGGGTTGGCGCGgcttctttttcactctttcttctcttctcgcCCTTGTAGAAAAAAGAGGTGCGTGAGACCCTCCCCCTCCGGGTACAGGTTTCCTGGCATGACCTTAGAGCAGGCTCCGCAGCCCCCCAGGGGCCCCCCGGGGGCCGGGCGCGGGAGGGGCTTGGACTAACCGGGTCGCCAGGGAGTCGGGCAGACGCTCTGCGCTGAGCTGTGCGTGGACACGCGGTCCTGGGGCTCCAGGCGTGGTTGCTCCCAGCTGCTCACAGGCATGGGGACGGCTTCcgcgggcgcggggcggggggctGGCCCTGAGCCCCATGCCCGCCCTGCAGGGCATGAACCCCAGCTACGACGAATACGCCGACTCGGACGAAGACCAGCACGACGCCTACCTGGAACGGATGAAGGAGGAGGGCAAGATCCGCGAGGAGAACGCCAACGACAGCAGCGATGACTCGGGAGAGGAGACCGGTGGGCTGGGCAGCCTGGCAGGGAGCGGGGCGGGGTCTTCCGGGGGTGGAGTGGGGCGGGGTCCCCGGGGACGGAGCTCACGGGCCTGTGCTCTTTTTCAGATGAGTCCTTCAACCCgggtgaagaggaggaggatgtgGCAGAGGAGTGAGTCGTGGGTCTACCCCGCGGGGTGAGGGTGGCCCTTAAGCTTCAGGAACCGGAATACCTCTGGGCGTTCCCAAGTCCCGGAGTTACCTACTGACCGAGAGTAGAAAAGTGACCGCTACTGAAGTGATACAGGGACACGTTttaaagttgtcaagatgctttgTATGTGCGAAGCACCTCCTGAAACCAGAAAAGGACAATGGAGAGAACGGGGGTAGGGGCAGAGCTTGCCTGCTTCCCAGCTGCGGTCCTCGGGTCAGGCGGTGCATCTCTGTCTTCCCCTATGAGATGGTAGTGTCTATCacgacttttaaaaaaaaataatttttggctgggctgggtgttCGTTGCtgggtgcaggctttctctggttgcggggagcaggggctgctctccgcTCTCAGGGTGCgggcttttcactgcagtggcctgtcttgttttggagcacaggctctagggtgcaagggCCTTCAGGAACTGTGACTCatggggcttagctgctctgcagcgtgttggaatcttcccagagcagggatcaaacctgtgtcccacTGGGAAGTTCTCTATGGAGACTTCTTGATTGCCAGTTTCAGAAATATGACTCAAACTGACTTTCGCATAAAAGTGAGTTTTATTAGGTCATGTAACCAGAGAGTCTGGTGATAGGATTGGGCTCAGGCACCTGAatccagaggcttccctggtggctcagacggtgaagaatgcacctgcaatgcgggagatacgggctccatccctgggtggggacgatttcctggagaaggggatggcaacccactccagtatccttgcctggaaaaatcccatggacagaggagccacaacttagcgactaaaccaccaccaccacgactGAATCCAGGTCCTCAAAAGTTGAGCGGAATATTAATTGTTCCTtctgatttccttatttttagaCAGGTGTATGCATTGCTAAATGACCTTGAGCAGCATGGGGCAGGCTCAGTCCTACAGTTTAACACTCAGAAGCGCTGCTTTTTTCAGAGCAGTGGTGAATAGTGTGGTTGCCTCCCCTTTCTGAGTCTGAGTTCTGAGATGTGCTCTGATGGGTCAGAATTAAGCCATGGACCCCCCCGCCGCCCCGCACCCTGCTTAGAGCCTGTGGTTGGGGTGTGCTCCCCCTGAATGGGGCTGGGTGGTTCTCTTGTTCCAAAAGAATTAACAAAGGTTGggcagcaaaaagaaaaggaaaatctgctggagtcCACTAGTTCTGCTTGCTACATACTTGGGAAGGTCAGTGAGCAAATGCTTGTGAAAATGCCTTGGAAATGGCTCCTCACCGTGATGCAGGTGTAAGGGGGCTCCACCTTCTGAGGAGCTGAGCACATGTGATGGAGGGGACTGTTTAGGGGTACTGGGTTGGACTGAAGGTGGTCCCCCCACTTTTTACATGGTAGCTGATTATCTCTTCAACAGAGAAAACTGCAGGGTTAAAACAGTTAGCTCAGAGGAAGCGGTGAAGTGGACCTGGGGCATTTTCTGGGCAAGATGAGACCGTGGCTTCGTCTCCAGGGGCGTGGGGTCTGGGTTAGGCCGTGACCCAAGAAAGCCGCAGAGGCCCCCCCACGTCATTTGCGTCTTGCTGATGGATTTGACGAGGAAGCCGCTTCCACGGCTGGGTGGGGACCGGGTGGTCGAAGGCACGTCAGCGAGAGGAGGA belongs to Bos indicus x Bos taurus breed Angus x Brahman F1 hybrid chromosome 15, Bos_hybrid_MaternalHap_v2.0, whole genome shotgun sequence and includes:
- the SSRP1 gene encoding FACT complex subunit SSRP1 isoform X1, with protein sequence MAETLEFNDVYQEVKGSMNDGRLRLSRQGIIFKNSKTGKVDNIQAGELTEGIWRRVALGHGLKLLTKNGHVYKYDGFRESEFEKLSDFFKTHYRLELMEKDLCVKGWNWGTVKFGGQLLSFDIGDQPVFEIPLSNVSQCTTGKNEVTLEFHQNDDAEVSLMEVRFYVPPTQEDGVDPVEAFAQNVLSKADVIQATGDAICIFRELQCLTPRGRYDIRIYPTFLHLHGKTFDYKIPYTTVLRLFLLPHKDQRQMFFVISLDPPIKQGQTRYHFLILLFSKDEDISLTLNMNEEEVEKRFEGRLTKNMSGSLYEMVSRVMKALVNRKITVPGNFQGHSGAQCITCSYKASSGLLYPLERGFIYVHKPPVHIRFDEISFVNFARGTTTTRSFDFEIETKQGTQYTFSSIEREEYGKLFDFVNAKKLNIKNRGLKEKKEGMNPSYDEYADSDEDQHDAYLERMKEEGKIREENANDSSDDSGEETDESFNPGEEEEDVAEEFDSNASASSSSNEGDSDREEKKRKQLKKAKMAKDRKSRKKPLEVKKGKDPNAPKRPMSAYMLWLNASREKIKSDHPGISVTDLSKKAGEIWKGMSKEKKEEWDRKAEDARREYEKAMKEYEGGRGESSKRDKSKKKKKVKVKMEKKSTPSRGSSSKSSSRQLSESFKSKEFVSSDESSSGENKGKKKRRRSEDSEEEELASTPPSSEDSASGSDE
- the SSRP1 gene encoding FACT complex subunit SSRP1 isoform X2 encodes the protein MAETLEFNDVYQEVKGSMNDGRLRLSRQGIIFKNSKTGKVDNIQAGELTEGIWRRVALGHGLKLLTKNGHVYKYDGFRESEFEKLSDFFKTHYRLELMEKDLCVKGWNWGTVKFGGQLLSFDIGDQPVFEIPLSNVSQCTTGKNEVTLEFHQNDDAEVSLMEVRFYVPPTQEDGVDPVEAFAQNVLSKADVIQATGDAICIFRELQCLTPRGRYDIRIYPTFLHLHGKTFDYKIPYTTVLRLFLLPHKDQRQMFFVISLDPPIKQGQTRYHFLILLFSKDEDISLTLNMNEEEVEKRFEGRLTKNMSGSLYEMVSRVMKALVNRKITVPGNFQGHSGAQCITCSYKASSGLLYPLERGFIYVHKPPVHIRFDEISFVNFARGTTTTRSFDFEIETKQGTQYTFSSIEREEYGKLFDFVNAKKLNIKNRGLKEGMNPSYDEYADSDEDQHDAYLERMKEEGKIREENANDSSDDSGEETDESFNPGEEEEDVAEEFDSNASASSSSNEGDSDREEKKRKQLKKAKMAKDRKSRKKPLEVKKGKDPNAPKRPMSAYMLWLNASREKIKSDHPGISVTDLSKKAGEIWKGMSKEKKEEWDRKAEDARREYEKAMKEYEGGRGESSKRDKSKKKKKVKVKMEKKSTPSRGSSSKSSSRQLSESFKSKEFVSSDESSSGENKGKKKRRRSEDSEEEELASTPPSSEDSASGSDE